GGGCGGGATGTCGCGGCAGCTGCACTACGCGGTACTCGCCGTGGCGCTGCTGCCGGCCGCGCTGGCCTGCGGCCGCCTGCTCCTTCCCGGACACGCGGACCGCCGCGCCGCCTCACCCGCACGGGCCCGCGCGTCGTGGCGGGCCGGCTGGTCCCGGCGGATCGTCGCGTTCGGCGCGATGGGTGCCACGGTGCTCACGGTCGAGGCGGCGGTGGCCAACTGGAGCGGCGTCTACCTGCACGAAAACCTCGGCGCCTCGCTCGGCGCGGCCACGCTCGGGTACGTGGCGTTCACCGCCTGCCAGACCGCGGGCCGGCTGGTCGGCGACCGGATACAGGCCCGCGCCTCCGCGTCCCGCCTGGTGGCGGCCGGCACGCTGGTCGGGTCGGCCGGGCTGGCCGTCGTGGTCCTCAGCCCGTGGCCGGCGCTCGCGGTGGCCGGGTTCGCCGTGGTCGGCATCGGGCTGGCCACCCCGCTGCCGGTGCTCTTCGGCGTGGTCGGCCATCTGGGCGCCTCAGGCGCGGGCGCCGCCACGACGGTCGCCCGCTTCAGCACGATGACCTACACCGGCATCCTGATCGCGCCGGCCATCATCGGCTGGGTCACCGAGCTGATCGGTCTCACCTGGACACTCGCCACCCTGATCCCGCTGCTCGCGCTCGTCGCCCGCGCCGCCGCCCCGACCATCAGCCCCACGCCCGCCCGCGCCCCCGAGCCCGCGGTGGCGTAGCGCAAAGGACTCAAAACAGACAGATTTGAGCTACCGCGATGTCCGCGGTGGTCCGGACCGTTGCTCCCGCGGCCTCACCCTCCGCGGTGGGTGGGCCCGGACCATCGCGGGCGTCGCGCGCTCAACTCCTGGCCTTGAGGCCCCGGTAGTGGGCGCGGCGCTCGGGGTCCAGGCGCTCGATCGCGTAGCGCAGCATCGTGCGCGGCATCGTGGCCGCGTGCCGGTCGAGGAAAGCGGTCAGGCGCGCGGGGTCCTTCTTGCCGGCCTCCCGCACCCAGCCGCCGACCGCCTTGTGTATCAGGTCTTCCGGGTCGGCGACCAGCAGCTCGGCGATCCGGAACGTGTCGGCCGTCTCGCCCTGGCGGATGAAGTACGCGGTGGCGACGATAGCGGTGCGGCGCCGCCAGATGTCGTCCGAGCCGGCCAGCTCGTCGAGGATGTCGCGGGGCTTGCCGGCCAGGTGCGCGCCCACGACGTACGGCGCGGCCAGGTCGACGAGGTCCCAGTTGTCGATGCGGTCGTGACGGCGCAGGTAGAGCTCGTACAGCTCGGCCCGCCGCTCCGGCGGCGTCCGGCGGGCACGGCCCTGCTTGTCCATGATGCTCAGCGCGCCCGCGCGCACCTCGTGGATCGGGCTGTCGAGCAGCTTCCCGAGCTCAGCCGGCGCCATGCCCACGCACTCCTTGGCGAGCGCGAACACGTCGCCCATGCGCACGCCGGCGAACGTGTCGTCGCCAGGCTTGAAATAGCGCCGGTACTCCGCCCGCTGCTCCTCGGTGGCGAGGGCGAGCAGGCGCTCGGTGAACTCCTCCGCCGTACAGGTCACCGCCATTGGATCAGCTCCACCGCGTTGCCGTCCGGGTCGCGGACCAGAGCGGCTCGCACGCCCACGATGTCCAGGTCGGTCGGCGGGAAGAACGCCGGGACGCCGTCGGCCGCCAGCGCCGCGACGGCGGCGTCCACGTCGTCCACCTCCAGCGCGAAGTGGCGGTACCCGGTGATCTGGTACTCCTGCTTCGGATCCGCGGCGACCGCGTGCTCACCGGCCTTCTCGCCGTCGCCGATGATCTCCATGTGGAAGTCGCCTTTCCGCAGGTAGCACATCCGCGCGCCGGGCAGCATGTCCGGCGCGCTCCACTCCTGCGCGACCGCGAAGCCGAAGTGCTTGCAGTACCAGCTCACCGTCTCCTCGTAGCTCCTCGCGATGATCGCCAGGTGGTGAAACCGGAAGTCCTGCGCCACGCTTGCCTCCTCCGCGAACCGCCTGTCCAGGCTGGATACATTAAGTGATGATCCTGATTCCGCCCGGCACCGTCTCGCTGGCTGACCGGCGCACCCGGCAGAGGTGGGCCGTCGACGTGGCGCCTTTCCTGCTGGCGCCGGTGCCGGTGACCCAGGCCCAGTACGCGGGTGTCACCGGCGATCGGCCGAGTGCGGCCGGTACGGGCGAGCGGCTCCCCGTGGACAGCGTGTCGTGGTGGGACGCGGCACGGTTCTGCAACGCACTGTCCACACGGGACGGCCTCGCGCCGGCCTACCGCCTGCTGGCCGGCGACGAGGTCGAGTGGGACCGCGACGCGGCGGGATACCGGCTGCCGACCGAGGCCGAATGGGAGCACGCCTGCCGCGCCGGCACGACCGGCCCGCGCTACGGGGCGCTCGACGAGATCGCCTGGTACCGCGGCAACTCCGAGGGGCGGGCGCGCGAGGTGGGCGGCAAGCGCCCCAACCCGTGGGGCCTGCACGACATGCTCGGCGACGTCTGGGAGTGGTGCTGGGACGTGTACGACCCGGAGGTCTACGGCACGTACCGGGTGCTCAAGGGCGGCGGGTGGTTCGACGAGCACTGGAGCTGCCGGGTCTCGGTGCGCCGCCGCAGCCACCCCACGCTGCGGATCGAGGATGTCGGCTTCCGCGTCGCCCGCTCGCAGCCCGCGTAGGGCACTGCAACATTTCTGCACATCGATTTCTATTGACCTCAGGAAAGGGCTTTCCTAACGTAATCCCAAAGCGGTTGAGCCACGAGACAGGAGGCGCGCCCATGCCCAGAAAAGGTCGGAGGGCGCTGCTCGCCGCCGCCCTCGCCGGCGCGGTGGCCACCGCGCTCGTGTTCGTCGGTGTGCACTCGGCACAGGCCGCCACGCTCTTCAGCACCGACTTCTCGGCCGGCGCCGACGGCTGGACCCGCTCCGGCGGGAGCTGGGCGGTCGTCACCGACGGCTCGGCCGTCTACCGCCAGTCCGGCACCGGCAGTGACGCCCGCGCGCTGGCCGGCTCCACCTCGTGGGGCAACTACGCGGTCGAGGCACGGGTCAAGCCCACCGCCTTCAACGGCGCCGCCCGCCACGCCGGCATCATCGCCCGCGCGCAGAGCACGAGCAGCTACTACTACCTCGCGCTGACGAACACCGGTCAGGTGCAGCTCGGCCGCCGCGGCTCCGGCGGCCACACCGCGCTCGCGTCGGCGTCCGCGACGGTGTCGCTCAACACGTGGTACCAGCTGCGCCTGGAAGCCTCCGGCAGCACGCTGCGCGGCTTCCTCGGCGGGCAGCTCGTGGCGACCGCCACCGACAGCGCGTATACGTCCGGGCGGGTGGGCCTCGCCACGTACTACTCCAGCGCCTCCTTCGACGACGTGCTCGTCACCGACTCGGCGGGCCCGAGCCCGACGACGACCGCACCCACGCCCGGCGTCACCACCTCGCCGCCGTCCCAGCCGCTGCCCGGGCAGCCCGACGGCCACGCGACCGGCACGACCGGCGGCGCGGGTGGCCCCACCGTCACCGTGACGAGCGCGGCGGAGCTCGCCCAGTACGCGGGCGCCAACACCCCCTACACCATCCGGGTCTCCGGGCGGATCGCGGTCGACGACATGATCACGGTGGTGGCCAACAAGAGCATCGTCGGCGTGGGCTCCACCGCCGAGATCGTGGGCGGCGGCCTCCAGCTGGGCACCACCACGCGGCCCGGCAACAACGTCATCATCCGCAACATCACCTTCCGGGACGCGTCGGACGACTCGGTGAGCGTCCACAATGGATCGCACCATGTGTGGATCGACCACAACGACTTCCACCCCGGCTTCGACGGCTCGGTCGACGTCAAGCGCCAGTCGACGAACGTGACGGTCTCCTGGAACAGGTTTCACGCCACGGACAAGAGCATGCTGCTCGGCCACTCCGACTCGTTCCCGGACGACATCGGCTACCTGAAGGTCACGTACCACCACAACTACTTCGACGGCTCCAACCAGCGCCACCCGCGGGTGCGCTTCGGCGAGCCGGTCCACGTGTACAACAACTACTACCGCGGCATCGGCCTCTACGGCGTGGCCTCCACGGAGAACGCGGGCGTGCTCGTCGAGGCCAACTACTTCGAGGACGTCGCCTTCCCGTGCCACTCGGTCAGCGGGTACGCCGACTCGGCGCCCGGCCGACTCGCCGAGCGGGGCAACGTCTTCGTCCGCTCCGGCGTCTGCGAGAGCGGTGGCACGGTCGCCGACCCGCGGTCCTACTACTCGTACACGCCGGACAGCGCCGCCTCGGTACCGTCGCTGGTCACGGCCGGCGCCGGTGCGGGGCGCATCCCCGGCGCCTGATCCGGCGGCCGCCCCGGCCCGCGCTTTCCCACAGCGCGGGCCGGGCACGCGGTCGAGCCGGTTGACGCACGCCGGCTACGCGCGCGTGGCCTCCGGGTCCGGCAACCACGCGCCGTCCGGCCGGTGGAGCCAGCCTCCGGCGGCCGAGAGCTTGTCGACGGCGGCGTGCAGCGCGGGCAGGCCGGGATGGTCGAGGTCGGCGCGCCAGAGCATCGCCCAGGGATAGAGCGCCACCGGCCGTACCAGTGGGCGGCTCACCGCGCCCTCCACCGCCGGCTGCGTGCTCAACGTCAGGATGGGCGCGTCACGCAGGTGCAGGTGGTGGGCGAGCTCGTCCGCGCCGTGCACCGGCGGGTGGGCCAGTGCCGGGTCTATCCCCAGTGGACCGAGCAGCTGGTGCATCGCCTCGTCCCAGTCCTGCGTGACATGGTCGCCGGCGCGGAAGCACACGCCGCTGCCCTCCAGCTCGGCGACCGGGACCGCCGGCTGGGCGGCGAGCGGATGCGCCCGCGGCAGCAGCACCATGATGGGTTCGAGGCGGACCGTGCGGTGGCGCAGGCCGGCCGCCCGCGCGCCGGACGCGGTCCACCGGCCGAACGCCACGTCGATCCGCCCACCCCGCTCGGCCCGGCCGCTCAGCGTGGTGACGGCGCCGTCGAGGCCTTGGCGTTCGCGGGCGAAGAACTCGACGTCGCGCACGAGACCGCGGGCCTCCGCGAGCGCCAGCGACGGGGTCAGGCCCGGCCCCACCACATCGACAAGCAGCGGCTCCGGCTCGCCGCGCAGCGCGTGCAGGGCCTTGTCGTGGAGGGCGAGCAGGCGCCGCGCGTACCCCAGAAGCTCCTCACCGGCCGCGGTGAGCGCGACCTGCCGCGTCGTCCTGGTGAACAGCGGCCGGCCGACCCGGTCCTCCAGCCGCTGGATCTCGCGGCTCAGTGCCTGCTGCGCCACGAAGAGTCGCTGCGCCGCGCGGCTGAAGTGCAGCTCCTCGGCGACGACGACGAACGACCTCAGCATCCGGATCTCCAGGTCGCCGCCCACCCGTTCATTATTCACACGCCACCTGTGTAGATCATGGCGCAACCGCTGTTGGATCTCGCCGGGTGGCCGCCGCGAGCATCGAGGGACGGCGGCGAAAGGAAGACGAGGCCATGTTGCGGATCTGCGCCCTCTACGGCGCTGCCGGTGCCCTGACGGCCCTCTGGGGTGCCACCCTCCCGGCCACCGACGCCCGCCTCGACCTCGGCGCCGGCCGTCTGGGCGGCGTGCTCCTGCTGCTCGGCGCGGCGGCGCTCGTCGCGATGCCGGCCGCGGGCTGGTGGGCCGACCGGTGGGGCGCGGTGCGGCTGCTGCGCTGGGTGGCGCCCGGCTGCGCGCTCACGGCGGGGCTGGCGGTGCTCGCACCGACGTTCACCGTGCTCGCCTGCGCGGCCACCGCCCTGGGCCTGCTCATGGGCGCGCTCAACGTCGCGCTCACCGTCGCCGCCACCGCCGTGGAAGCCGGGGGCGGGCGGCCGGTCATGTCCACGGTCCACGGCACGTGGAGCCTCGGCGCCGTCATCGGCACCGCGGCCACCACCGGCGCGGTCGCCGCCGGGGCGCCGCTGCCGCCGGTGGTCGCGGCGCAGGCTCTCGCCCTCGCCGCGGCCTTCGCCCGGCTCTGCCGCGACCTGCCGGCCACGGCGCCGCGGGTTCCGCGGCTCCAGCCGCAAGCGGGGGCGGCCACACCGGCGATGGGGGTACTCGTCGTGCTCGGGCTGGTGGGCGGCGCCGCTTTCCTCGTCGAAGGGGCGGCCACCGACTGGGCCGGGGTGCACGCGCGGCGGGTGCTCGGCGCGGACACCTCGGCCGCCCCGCTGGTGTACGCCGCGTTCCTGGCCGCGATGACCGCCGCCCGCTTCGCCGGGGACCCGGTCCGGGCGCGGCTCGGCCCTGTCCGGACGCTGCGTGCCGCGGGTGTCACCGCGTCGGCCGGGTACGCGGTCGTGCTCGCGGCGCCGGCGCTCGGCCCGGCGGGATTCGCGGCGGCGGTGGCGGGGTGGCTGCTGACCGGGGGCGGCATGGCGCTCGTCTGGCCGGTCGTCGCGAGCGCCACCGGCTCCGCCACCGCGCAGAAGGCCAGGCGGCTGTCCGTCGTGGCGACCGTCAGCTACGCGGGCGCGCTCGCCGGGCCGGCCGTCATCGGGTACGCCGCCGAGGTCACCTCGCTCGCCGCCGCGATGGTCATCCCGGGGGTGTTCGCGCTCGCCGTCGCCGTACACGGCCCTCGGGCGGTCGCGGCGCTGCGCGCCGGCGCCACGCGCACCGATCAGGCGGCGACGGCCAGCGGGGTGTGCTCCACCGGCACCGTCTCGGTCTCGCTCAGCGGCCCGGGCTCGCACCCCTCGCCGAACGGCCGGCCGCCCAGCGCCTCGCGCCCGTGCGGGGTCAGCCACCCTGACAGGTCCGGGCCGGCGGGCACGATCCCGGTCGGGTTGATGTCGCGGTGGACCTCGTAGTAGTGGCGCTTGATGTGGTCGAAGTCGACCGTGTCGCCGAACCCGGGTGTCTGGAAGAGGTCCCGCGCGTACGCCCACAGGACCGGCATCTCGCTCAGCTTCTCCCGGTTGCACTTGAAATGCCCGTGGTACACCGGGTCGAAGCGCACCAGCGTCGTGAAGAGCCGCACGTCCGCCTCGGTGATGGTGTCACCGACCAGGTAGCGGCTCGCCGCCAGTCGCTCGGAGAGCCAGTCGAGCCGCGCGAAGAGGCGCCCGTACGCCTTCTCGTACGCCTCCTGGCCGCCGGCGAAGCCGCACCGGTACACCCCGTTGTTCACGTCGGCGAAGACCACCCGGTTGACCTGGTCGATCTCCGCGCGCAGGTCCTCCGGGTAGAGGTCGGGCGCACCCGGCCGGTGGTACGCCCGCCACTGCGTCGACATGTCCAGCGTGATCTGCGCGTAGTCGTTGGTCACCACCTGCCCGGTGCGCACGTCCACGATGGCCGGCACGGTGATGCCGCGGTCGTAGCCGGGGAAGCGGGCGAAGTACGCCTCCTGCAGCCGCTCGATACCCAGCACCGGGTCGCGACCGCCCGGGTCCAGGTCGAACGTCCAGCTCCGCTCGTCGTGCGTCGGCCCCGCGATCCCCATCGACAGCACCGTCTCGAGCCCGAGCAGCCGCCGCACCACGACGGCGCGGCTCGCCCACGGGCACGCGCGGCTGACGACGAGCCGGTAGCGGCCGGGCTCCACCACGAACCCGTCCCGCCCGTCCGCGGTGATCCGGGTGGCGATGTAACGCTGGTCGCGGGTGAACTCACCGGAGGAGCTGACGTAGGCCATTGCACCCTCCTTCCCCACCCGGCAGAAATCCACACACGTCGCGATCCGGCCAGGCCCTGTTTCGAAACGGCTTTCAGGCGCGCACAAGCGCGGACAGCAGAGTCGCGAGGGCCTCGACCTCACCGTGCAGGATGCTCCAGAAGTACTGCCAGCCGGCGATCTCGGCCTGGCGGTCGGTGTACGTGGAGCGGGCGTGCATCAGCACCCCGTCGGCCGCGGCGATGAAGCTGCGGGCGCGCAGCGAAAGGGCTGCCGCGTCCTCGGGCGTGACCGTGCCGGCCAGGCCGCTCAGCCCGCCGATGATCGCGCTGATCATGGACTCCAGCTCGACCGGGTCGGTGGCGGCCAGGGAGATCGGGCGTTCGCAGAGCACGCTCAGGGCTCGCAGGTTGACCGCCAGGCTCTCGACCGGGCCGTGTGGAGAGGCGGTGAGCAGGGAGATGCCGAGGTCGTCGACGAGGTGCGCGCGGCCGCGTGCCACTCCACCGGACCGCGGGTGCCCGCCGCGCGGTGCCAGTGGTGGGGTCTCGGCGAGCAGTCCGCGCAGGTACGCGGCGGCGGCCAGCGCGGCGTAGCGTCGCCACGTCGCCTCCGTGCCGCTGTCGCCGTGGTCGCTGATGCCGCGGATGACAAACCACTCCAGCCCGTTCAGCGAGCTGCTGCGGCCGATGCCTTTGCCCTCCATCTCCAGCGCCCGCAGGTTGTGCCGGGCCGCGAGCGCGTCGCGTACGCGGGCGTCGCGCAGGGACCGCTCGGAGCTGCCAATCAGTCCATAGTGGACTCGTGGCAGCGGCTGGCCGCCACGCCCGGCTGGCACCTCCAGGCGCGCCACCTCGCTGCCGGGGGCGCCGGCCAGCGCCACCGCGTTGTCGACCTCCGCCGGGCGGCCGTAGCCGGGCAGCGCGGGCGATCCGCCGAGGTCCAGCCACTGCGTCCAGGTGCCCCGACCGGTGTACTCCCGCGCCTCGATCAGCGCCGCCCGCTGCACGAGCAGCGGTGACGGCACCGGAAAGCCGTGGCGGAGCCGGGGACCGTCGGCGAGCTGGTCGACGTGGTCGAAGCCGATCACGCCCCAGGAGGCGACGACGACGTCACCCAGCCGCACGTGGCGCTCGGGCTGGTCCGGGCTCGGCACGCCCGCGGCGATGCCGACCATCACCACGATGTTGGTCGAGCGGAAGGTGCGGGCGAGGTTGGTACAGGCCGTGGCCGCGGCGTCGTTTCCCGCGTCGCCGATGATGGTCAACGCCACCTGATGTGGACGGCCGGGCACGAGGCTGGGCAGCTCCCCCGCGATGTACGGCGCGCGGTCGTCGTCGACGGCGACAGCGGCGGCCCCGTCCAGCAGCGCCTCCATCGCGGCGAACTCCTCGGGTAGCGCCGTGACTATGCCGATCGTGGGGGCGAACACCATCAGTCCTCGCTTCGGGCACGGGATACGGTCACGGCTCAGGCCGGCTCCACCGCGTACGTGCGAAGCAGCTGCCCGACAAGTTCGGTCAGCGCCGCCTGGGCCGCCCAGGCCCGTACCTCGGCGCGGCTGCCGTCCGGACCTTTGAGCGTGATCGCACGCGTGCCCGTGGCGTCGGCTATCCCGACGTGGAGCATCCCGACGGGATTGCCGTCCTGCTCCGTCGGACCGGCGACGCCCGTGGTGGCGAGCCCCATCGAGGCGCCGAACACGACGCGCACCCGCGCCGCCATCTGGCGTGCGACCTCCGGGCTCACCGGGCCTTGCTCGCGCAGCACGGCGGGATCGACACCCAGCACGCCGCTCTTCGCCTCGGTGGCATACGTGATCATGCCGCCGACGTAGAACGCCGACGCACCGGCGACGGACGTGACGAGCTGCCCGACCAGCCCACCGGTCAGCGATTCCGCGGTGGCCAGCGTCAGGCCGTACCGGCTCAGCAGGGTCGCCGCCGTCAGCGCCTGGCGGGCTCCCATCGTCTCTGGCGTCATTCGAAGATTCCCCTGCCGTTGTTTTGGATGAGCCGGACGAGGTCGGCGGTGTCCTTGTATTCGTACTTACTCGTGCGGGGCAGCTCCGGATTGGTCGAGTTGGCCGCGCCTTCGAGCGTGAAGGGCAGCTTGACACCCGGCCGCTTGAAATAAAGCGCCGGCTTGTTCAGCACGATCGCCATGCCGGCCTCGACGAGAACGCTCGACACCAGCGTCTCGGGAAATACGAGCAGGAAGTACCTGCTCTTCTTCAACGCCTCCATGTCATTGCGAAGTCCGACGTCGACGGCCTCGAAATGGTCCAGCGTCGGCCGGTTTCTTCCCGAGTAGTAGCACTTGAACTTGCAGCGCAGCTCGATCGTCCGGATGAACTTGAGGATGTCCTTGCGGTGCGCCTCGTAGGACTCCTGGGTCAGTGCGGTCATCGGCGAGGAGATGAACACGTCGTACTCGTACGCGACGGGCTTCGGATCGGGGGCGGCCACCGGCGCGAGCACCGGCGTCCGGTGGCTCACGCCGAGCAGTGCCGGCCGCACGATGGCGACGACGGTCGCGGCCAGGACGATGAAAGCGATAACGGCGACCAGGATGACGAACGCGCGGTCGGCGTCCTGCACCGCCCTCGCGAGGAGCAGCAACGCTCCCTCGATGACGAGCAGGGAAATCGTGAGAAATCCAAGGAGAGTCCGGACGCTGCGCACGGAGGATGCCCTACCAGCGATCTTTCTCACCGCCTTCGGTCTGCGCGGCCATTTCGCGCAAGCCCCCCGAAAATGCGCTGTCCGCTGTATTGCCGACGATTCTAGGTGCCGCCACGGCGGGCCGCCGATGCC
The window above is part of the Phytohabitans houttuyneae genome. Proteins encoded here:
- a CDS encoding MFS transporter → MATPSRARWAITAVFGGNGLLIASLVVRTPQLKLDLDLSPAQLGLVSAVFGVSAVLAMQVAGALAARVGSGWVVRAAILVLPVGIAGIGAAPTLAVLLALLLGFGAAHGLLDVSMNAHAVAVERALGRPIMNGCHAAWSIGAVVGSLAGSAAAQGGMSRQLHYAVLAVALLPAALACGRLLLPGHADRRAASPARARASWRAGWSRRIVAFGAMGATVLTVEAAVANWSGVYLHENLGASLGAATLGYVAFTACQTAGRLVGDRIQARASASRLVAAGTLVGSAGLAVVVLSPWPALAVAGFAVVGIGLATPLPVLFGVVGHLGASGAGAATTVARFSTMTYTGILIAPAIIGWVTELIGLTWTLATLIPLLALVARAAAPTISPTPARAPEPAVA
- a CDS encoding DNA alkylation repair protein, producing the protein MAVTCTAEEFTERLLALATEEQRAEYRRYFKPGDDTFAGVRMGDVFALAKECVGMAPAELGKLLDSPIHEVRAGALSIMDKQGRARRTPPERRAELYELYLRRHDRIDNWDLVDLAAPYVVGAHLAGKPRDILDELAGSDDIWRRRTAIVATAYFIRQGETADTFRIAELLVADPEDLIHKAVGGWVREAGKKDPARLTAFLDRHAATMPRTMLRYAIERLDPERRAHYRGLKARS
- a CDS encoding VOC family protein, with the translated sequence MAQDFRFHHLAIIARSYEETVSWYCKHFGFAVAQEWSAPDMLPGARMCYLRKGDFHMEIIGDGEKAGEHAVAADPKQEYQITGYRHFALEVDDVDAAVAALAADGVPAFFPPTDLDIVGVRAALVRDPDGNAVELIQWR
- a CDS encoding formylglycine-generating enzyme family protein, producing MILIPPGTVSLADRRTRQRWAVDVAPFLLAPVPVTQAQYAGVTGDRPSAAGTGERLPVDSVSWWDAARFCNALSTRDGLAPAYRLLAGDEVEWDRDAAGYRLPTEAEWEHACRAGTTGPRYGALDEIAWYRGNSEGRAREVGGKRPNPWGLHDMLGDVWEWCWDVYDPEVYGTYRVLKGGGWFDEHWSCRVSVRRRSHPTLRIEDVGFRVARSQPA
- a CDS encoding pectate lyase family protein; this translates as MPRKGRRALLAAALAGAVATALVFVGVHSAQAATLFSTDFSAGADGWTRSGGSWAVVTDGSAVYRQSGTGSDARALAGSTSWGNYAVEARVKPTAFNGAARHAGIIARAQSTSSYYYLALTNTGQVQLGRRGSGGHTALASASATVSLNTWYQLRLEASGSTLRGFLGGQLVATATDSAYTSGRVGLATYYSSASFDDVLVTDSAGPSPTTTAPTPGVTTSPPSQPLPGQPDGHATGTTGGAGGPTVTVTSAAELAQYAGANTPYTIRVSGRIAVDDMITVVANKSIVGVGSTAEIVGGGLQLGTTTRPGNNVIIRNITFRDASDDSVSVHNGSHHVWIDHNDFHPGFDGSVDVKRQSTNVTVSWNRFHATDKSMLLGHSDSFPDDIGYLKVTYHHNYFDGSNQRHPRVRFGEPVHVYNNYYRGIGLYGVASTENAGVLVEANYFEDVAFPCHSVSGYADSAPGRLAERGNVFVRSGVCESGGTVADPRSYYSYTPDSAASVPSLVTAGAGAGRIPGA
- a CDS encoding LysR family transcriptional regulator; translated protein: MGGDLEIRMLRSFVVVAEELHFSRAAQRLFVAQQALSREIQRLEDRVGRPLFTRTTRQVALTAAGEELLGYARRLLALHDKALHALRGEPEPLLVDVVGPGLTPSLALAEARGLVRDVEFFARERQGLDGAVTTLSGRAERGGRIDVAFGRWTASGARAAGLRHRTVRLEPIMVLLPRAHPLAAQPAVPVAELEGSGVCFRAGDHVTQDWDEAMHQLLGPLGIDPALAHPPVHGADELAHHLHLRDAPILTLSTQPAVEGAVSRPLVRPVALYPWAMLWRADLDHPGLPALHAAVDKLSAAGGWLHRPDGAWLPDPEATRA
- a CDS encoding glutathione S-transferase family protein gives rise to the protein MAYVSSSGEFTRDQRYIATRITADGRDGFVVEPGRYRLVVSRACPWASRAVVVRRLLGLETVLSMGIAGPTHDERSWTFDLDPGGRDPVLGIERLQEAYFARFPGYDRGITVPAIVDVRTGQVVTNDYAQITLDMSTQWRAYHRPGAPDLYPEDLRAEIDQVNRVVFADVNNGVYRCGFAGGQEAYEKAYGRLFARLDWLSERLAASRYLVGDTITEADVRLFTTLVRFDPVYHGHFKCNREKLSEMPVLWAYARDLFQTPGFGDTVDFDHIKRHYYEVHRDINPTGIVPAGPDLSGWLTPHGREALGGRPFGEGCEPGPLSETETVPVEHTPLAVAA
- a CDS encoding 5'-methylthioadenosine/S-adenosylhomocysteine nucleosidase family protein; the encoded protein is MVFAPTIGIVTALPEEFAAMEALLDGAAAVAVDDDRAPYIAGELPSLVPGRPHQVALTIIGDAGNDAAATACTNLARTFRSTNIVVMVGIAAGVPSPDQPERHVRLGDVVVASWGVIGFDHVDQLADGPRLRHGFPVPSPLLVQRAALIEAREYTGRGTWTQWLDLGGSPALPGYGRPAEVDNAVALAGAPGSEVARLEVPAGRGGQPLPRVHYGLIGSSERSLRDARVRDALAARHNLRALEMEGKGIGRSSSLNGLEWFVIRGISDHGDSGTEATWRRYAALAAAAYLRGLLAETPPLAPRGGHPRSGGVARGRAHLVDDLGISLLTASPHGPVESLAVNLRALSVLCERPISLAATDPVELESMISAIIGGLSGLAGTVTPEDAAALSLRARSFIAAADGVLMHARSTYTDRQAEIAGWQYFWSILHGEVEALATLLSALVRA
- a CDS encoding CinA family protein, with translation MTPETMGARQALTAATLLSRYGLTLATAESLTGGLVGQLVTSVAGASAFYVGGMITYATEAKSGVLGVDPAVLREQGPVSPEVARQMAARVRVVFGASMGLATTGVAGPTEQDGNPVGMLHVGIADATGTRAITLKGPDGSRAEVRAWAAQAALTELVGQLLRTYAVEPA